A stretch of Ciconia boyciana chromosome 18, ASM3463844v1, whole genome shotgun sequence DNA encodes these proteins:
- the TRIM32 gene encoding E3 ubiquitin-protein ligase TRIM32 isoform X2, translating to MKILVLKQEGCWDLLPAVRDVRMEKPGLKLNGNQSGIKLNQNTRMRIGAPWNRCEYKTLHWLKLPWKAMAAAPHLNSDALREVLECPICMESFTEEHLRPKLLHCGHTICKQCLEKLLANSINGIRCPFCSKITRITSLAQLTDNLTVLKIIDTAGLGEVVGLLMCKVCGRRLPRHFCKSCSLVLCEPCKETSHMPQGHRVIAIKEAAEERRREFGTRLARLRELMGDLQKRKASLEGVSRDLQSRYKAVLQDYSKEERKIQEELARSRKFFTTSLSEVEKVNNQVMEEQAYLLNLAEVQIMSRCDYFLAKIKQGDIALLEEAADEEEPELTNSLPRELTLQEVELLKVSHVGPLQIGQVVKKPRTVNMEESLMETAACSSASFREPDLVQEEASCTPNSSPAKPRMPEAATSIQQCYFIKKMGSKGSLPGMFNLPVSLHVTLQGEVLVADRGNFRIQVFTRKGFLKEIRRSPSGIDSFVLSFLGADLPNLTPLSVTMNCHGLIGVTDSYDNSVKVYTMDGHCVACHRSQLSKPWGIAALPSGQFVVTDVEGGKLWCFTVDRGVGVVKYSCLCSAVRPKFVTCDAEGTIYFTQGLGLNLENRQYEHHLEGGFSIGSVSADGQLGRQISHFFSENEDFRCIAGMCVDARGDLIVADSSRKEILHFPKGGGYNILIREGLTCPIGIAITPKGQLLVLDCWDHCIKIYSYHLRRYSTP from the exons atgaaaatacttgtCTTAAAG CAAGAGGGCTGCTGGGATCTGCTCCCTGCTGTGAGGGATGTGAGGATGGAGAAACCTGGATTGAAGCTGAACGGCAACCAGAGTGGTATAAAACTGAACCAGAATACAAGAATGAG AATTGGAGCACCTTGGAATAGATGCGAGTACAAGACTTTGCACTGGCTAAAGCTGCCTTGGAAAGCCATGGCTGCCGCCCCTCATCTCAACTCGGATGCACTCCGAGAGGTCCTGGAGTGCCCCATTTGCATGGAGTCCTTCACTGAGGAGCACCTGAGACCCAAGCTCTTACACTGCGGGCACACCATCTGCAAACAGTGCTTGGAGAAACTCCTAGCGAACAGCATTAATGGGATACGGTGCCCCTTTTGCAGCAAAATCACACGGATCACAAGCTTAGCTCAGCTGACTGACAATCTTACTGTGCTGAAGATCATAGACACTGCTGGACTGGGGGAAGTGGTGGGTCTTCTCATGTGCAAGGTCTGTGGGAGAAGGTTGCCAAGACACTTCTGCAAGAGCTGTAGCTTGGTTTTATGTGAGCCGTGCAAGGAGACATCACACATGCCCCAAGGGCATAGAGTCATTGCTATCAAAGAGGCTGCTGAAGAGCGTAGGAGGGAATTTGGGACGAGGCTTGCCAGACTTCGGGAGCTCATGGGTgatctgcagaaaagaaaagcatcccTGGAGGGTGTTTCGAGAGACCTGCAATCTAGATACAAAGCAGTTCTGCAAGATTACAGCAAAGAAGAGCGCAAGATCCAGGAAGAACTGGCCAGGTCACGCAAGTTCTTCACCACCTCTTTGTCTGAAGTGGAGAAGGTAAATAATCAGGTAATGGAGGAGCAAGCTTATCTGCTGAACTTAGCAGAAGTGCAGATAATGTCTCGCTGTGACTATTTCCTTGCCAAAATAAAGCAGGGAGATATAGCTCTCTTGGAGGAGGCAGCAGATGAGGAAGAACCAGAACTGACAAACAGTCTCCCAAGGGAGCTGACTCTTCAAGAGGTTGAACTCCTTAAGGTGAGCCATGTGGGACCACTGCAGATCGGGCAGGTGGTGAAGAAACCCCGGACCGTTAACATGGAGGAATCGCTCATGGAAACTGCAGCATGCTCATCAGCTTCATTTAGGGAGCCTGACTTGGTGCAAGAAGAGGCCAGCTGCACACCAAATTCCTCACCAGCCAAGCCGAGGATGCCTGAAGCAGCCACAAGCATCCAGCAGTGTTACTTCATCAAGAAGATGGGCTCCAAGGGCAGCCTGCCAGGGATGTTTAATCTCCCCGTCAGTCTACATGTCACCCTGCAAGGAGAGGTGCTTGTGGCAGACCGAGGCAATTTCCGAATCCAGGTTTTTACCCGCAAGGGCTTTCTGAAGGAGATCCGCCGGAGCCCTAGCGGAATCGATAGTTTTGTATTGAGTTTCCTTGGAGCAGACTTGCCTAATTTGACTCCCCTTTCTGTCACCATGAACTGCCATGGCTTGATAGGTGTGACTGACAGCTACGATAACTCTGTCAAGGTCTACACCATGGATGGCCATTGCGTGGCGTGTCACCGGAGCCAGCTAAGCAAGCCCTGGGGCATCGCTGCCCTGCCTTCTGGGCAGTTTGTAGTGACCGACGTGGAAGGAGGGAAACTCTGGTGTTTCACAGTGGACCGCGGCGTGGGGGTAGTGAAGTACAGTTGCTTATGTAGCGCAGTGCGCCCAAAGTTTGTCACCTGCGATGCTGAAGGGACCATATACTTTACTCAAGGGCTGGGGCTTAACCTGGAAAACCGGCAGTACGAACACCATTTAGAAGGAGGCTTTTCAATTGGCTCCGTCAGCGCAGACGGGCAGCTGGGACGCCAGATTAGCCACTTCTTCTCCGAGAATGAGGATTTCAGGTGCATTGCCGGCATGTGTGTTGATGccaggggagacctcattgtGGCTGACAGCAGCCGTAAAGAAATCCTGCATTTTCCTAAAGGAGGTGGCTATAATATCTTAATCCGGGAAGGACTCACTTGTCCCATCGGTATCGCCATTACTCCCAAAgggcagctgctggtgctggacTGTTGGGATCACTGCATTAAGATCTACAGTTACCATCTGAGAAGATATTCCACCCCTTAA
- the TRIM32 gene encoding E3 ubiquitin-protein ligase TRIM32 isoform X4 — translation MAAAPHLNSDALREVLECPICMESFTEEHLRPKLLHCGHTICKQCLEKLLANSINGIRCPFCSKITRITSLAQLTDNLTVLKIIDTAGLGEVVGLLMCKVCGRRLPRHFCKSCSLVLCEPCKETSHMPQGHRVIAIKEAAEERRREFGTRLARLRELMGDLQKRKASLEGVSRDLQSRYKAVLQDYSKEERKIQEELARSRKFFTTSLSEVEKVNNQVMEEQAYLLNLAEVQIMSRCDYFLAKIKQGDIALLEEAADEEEPELTNSLPRELTLQEVELLKVSHVGPLQIGQVVKKPRTVNMEESLMETAACSSASFREPDLVQEEASCTPNSSPAKPRMPEAATSIQQCYFIKKMGSKGSLPGMFNLPVSLHVTLQGEVLVADRGNFRIQVFTRKGFLKEIRRSPSGIDSFVLSFLGADLPNLTPLSVTMNCHGLIGVTDSYDNSVKVYTMDGHCVACHRSQLSKPWGIAALPSGQFVVTDVEGGKLWCFTVDRGVGVVKYSCLCSAVRPKFVTCDAEGTIYFTQGLGLNLENRQYEHHLEGGFSIGSVSADGQLGRQISHFFSENEDFRCIAGMCVDARGDLIVADSSRKEILHFPKGGGYNILIREGLTCPIGIAITPKGQLLVLDCWDHCIKIYSYHLRRYSTP, via the coding sequence ATGGCTGCCGCCCCTCATCTCAACTCGGATGCACTCCGAGAGGTCCTGGAGTGCCCCATTTGCATGGAGTCCTTCACTGAGGAGCACCTGAGACCCAAGCTCTTACACTGCGGGCACACCATCTGCAAACAGTGCTTGGAGAAACTCCTAGCGAACAGCATTAATGGGATACGGTGCCCCTTTTGCAGCAAAATCACACGGATCACAAGCTTAGCTCAGCTGACTGACAATCTTACTGTGCTGAAGATCATAGACACTGCTGGACTGGGGGAAGTGGTGGGTCTTCTCATGTGCAAGGTCTGTGGGAGAAGGTTGCCAAGACACTTCTGCAAGAGCTGTAGCTTGGTTTTATGTGAGCCGTGCAAGGAGACATCACACATGCCCCAAGGGCATAGAGTCATTGCTATCAAAGAGGCTGCTGAAGAGCGTAGGAGGGAATTTGGGACGAGGCTTGCCAGACTTCGGGAGCTCATGGGTgatctgcagaaaagaaaagcatcccTGGAGGGTGTTTCGAGAGACCTGCAATCTAGATACAAAGCAGTTCTGCAAGATTACAGCAAAGAAGAGCGCAAGATCCAGGAAGAACTGGCCAGGTCACGCAAGTTCTTCACCACCTCTTTGTCTGAAGTGGAGAAGGTAAATAATCAGGTAATGGAGGAGCAAGCTTATCTGCTGAACTTAGCAGAAGTGCAGATAATGTCTCGCTGTGACTATTTCCTTGCCAAAATAAAGCAGGGAGATATAGCTCTCTTGGAGGAGGCAGCAGATGAGGAAGAACCAGAACTGACAAACAGTCTCCCAAGGGAGCTGACTCTTCAAGAGGTTGAACTCCTTAAGGTGAGCCATGTGGGACCACTGCAGATCGGGCAGGTGGTGAAGAAACCCCGGACCGTTAACATGGAGGAATCGCTCATGGAAACTGCAGCATGCTCATCAGCTTCATTTAGGGAGCCTGACTTGGTGCAAGAAGAGGCCAGCTGCACACCAAATTCCTCACCAGCCAAGCCGAGGATGCCTGAAGCAGCCACAAGCATCCAGCAGTGTTACTTCATCAAGAAGATGGGCTCCAAGGGCAGCCTGCCAGGGATGTTTAATCTCCCCGTCAGTCTACATGTCACCCTGCAAGGAGAGGTGCTTGTGGCAGACCGAGGCAATTTCCGAATCCAGGTTTTTACCCGCAAGGGCTTTCTGAAGGAGATCCGCCGGAGCCCTAGCGGAATCGATAGTTTTGTATTGAGTTTCCTTGGAGCAGACTTGCCTAATTTGACTCCCCTTTCTGTCACCATGAACTGCCATGGCTTGATAGGTGTGACTGACAGCTACGATAACTCTGTCAAGGTCTACACCATGGATGGCCATTGCGTGGCGTGTCACCGGAGCCAGCTAAGCAAGCCCTGGGGCATCGCTGCCCTGCCTTCTGGGCAGTTTGTAGTGACCGACGTGGAAGGAGGGAAACTCTGGTGTTTCACAGTGGACCGCGGCGTGGGGGTAGTGAAGTACAGTTGCTTATGTAGCGCAGTGCGCCCAAAGTTTGTCACCTGCGATGCTGAAGGGACCATATACTTTACTCAAGGGCTGGGGCTTAACCTGGAAAACCGGCAGTACGAACACCATTTAGAAGGAGGCTTTTCAATTGGCTCCGTCAGCGCAGACGGGCAGCTGGGACGCCAGATTAGCCACTTCTTCTCCGAGAATGAGGATTTCAGGTGCATTGCCGGCATGTGTGTTGATGccaggggagacctcattgtGGCTGACAGCAGCCGTAAAGAAATCCTGCATTTTCCTAAAGGAGGTGGCTATAATATCTTAATCCGGGAAGGACTCACTTGTCCCATCGGTATCGCCATTACTCCCAAAgggcagctgctggtgctggacTGTTGGGATCACTGCATTAAGATCTACAGTTACCATCTGAGAAGATATTCCACCCCTTAA
- the TRIM32 gene encoding E3 ubiquitin-protein ligase TRIM32 isoform X3 — MEKPGLKLNGNQSGIKLNQNTRMRIGAPWNRCEYKTLHWLKLPWKAMAAAPHLNSDALREVLECPICMESFTEEHLRPKLLHCGHTICKQCLEKLLANSINGIRCPFCSKITRITSLAQLTDNLTVLKIIDTAGLGEVVGLLMCKVCGRRLPRHFCKSCSLVLCEPCKETSHMPQGHRVIAIKEAAEERRREFGTRLARLRELMGDLQKRKASLEGVSRDLQSRYKAVLQDYSKEERKIQEELARSRKFFTTSLSEVEKVNNQVMEEQAYLLNLAEVQIMSRCDYFLAKIKQGDIALLEEAADEEEPELTNSLPRELTLQEVELLKVSHVGPLQIGQVVKKPRTVNMEESLMETAACSSASFREPDLVQEEASCTPNSSPAKPRMPEAATSIQQCYFIKKMGSKGSLPGMFNLPVSLHVTLQGEVLVADRGNFRIQVFTRKGFLKEIRRSPSGIDSFVLSFLGADLPNLTPLSVTMNCHGLIGVTDSYDNSVKVYTMDGHCVACHRSQLSKPWGIAALPSGQFVVTDVEGGKLWCFTVDRGVGVVKYSCLCSAVRPKFVTCDAEGTIYFTQGLGLNLENRQYEHHLEGGFSIGSVSADGQLGRQISHFFSENEDFRCIAGMCVDARGDLIVADSSRKEILHFPKGGGYNILIREGLTCPIGIAITPKGQLLVLDCWDHCIKIYSYHLRRYSTP, encoded by the exons ATGGAGAAACCTGGATTGAAGCTGAACGGCAACCAGAGTGGTATAAAACTGAACCAGAATACAAGAATGAG AATTGGAGCACCTTGGAATAGATGCGAGTACAAGACTTTGCACTGGCTAAAGCTGCCTTGGAAAGCCATGGCTGCCGCCCCTCATCTCAACTCGGATGCACTCCGAGAGGTCCTGGAGTGCCCCATTTGCATGGAGTCCTTCACTGAGGAGCACCTGAGACCCAAGCTCTTACACTGCGGGCACACCATCTGCAAACAGTGCTTGGAGAAACTCCTAGCGAACAGCATTAATGGGATACGGTGCCCCTTTTGCAGCAAAATCACACGGATCACAAGCTTAGCTCAGCTGACTGACAATCTTACTGTGCTGAAGATCATAGACACTGCTGGACTGGGGGAAGTGGTGGGTCTTCTCATGTGCAAGGTCTGTGGGAGAAGGTTGCCAAGACACTTCTGCAAGAGCTGTAGCTTGGTTTTATGTGAGCCGTGCAAGGAGACATCACACATGCCCCAAGGGCATAGAGTCATTGCTATCAAAGAGGCTGCTGAAGAGCGTAGGAGGGAATTTGGGACGAGGCTTGCCAGACTTCGGGAGCTCATGGGTgatctgcagaaaagaaaagcatcccTGGAGGGTGTTTCGAGAGACCTGCAATCTAGATACAAAGCAGTTCTGCAAGATTACAGCAAAGAAGAGCGCAAGATCCAGGAAGAACTGGCCAGGTCACGCAAGTTCTTCACCACCTCTTTGTCTGAAGTGGAGAAGGTAAATAATCAGGTAATGGAGGAGCAAGCTTATCTGCTGAACTTAGCAGAAGTGCAGATAATGTCTCGCTGTGACTATTTCCTTGCCAAAATAAAGCAGGGAGATATAGCTCTCTTGGAGGAGGCAGCAGATGAGGAAGAACCAGAACTGACAAACAGTCTCCCAAGGGAGCTGACTCTTCAAGAGGTTGAACTCCTTAAGGTGAGCCATGTGGGACCACTGCAGATCGGGCAGGTGGTGAAGAAACCCCGGACCGTTAACATGGAGGAATCGCTCATGGAAACTGCAGCATGCTCATCAGCTTCATTTAGGGAGCCTGACTTGGTGCAAGAAGAGGCCAGCTGCACACCAAATTCCTCACCAGCCAAGCCGAGGATGCCTGAAGCAGCCACAAGCATCCAGCAGTGTTACTTCATCAAGAAGATGGGCTCCAAGGGCAGCCTGCCAGGGATGTTTAATCTCCCCGTCAGTCTACATGTCACCCTGCAAGGAGAGGTGCTTGTGGCAGACCGAGGCAATTTCCGAATCCAGGTTTTTACCCGCAAGGGCTTTCTGAAGGAGATCCGCCGGAGCCCTAGCGGAATCGATAGTTTTGTATTGAGTTTCCTTGGAGCAGACTTGCCTAATTTGACTCCCCTTTCTGTCACCATGAACTGCCATGGCTTGATAGGTGTGACTGACAGCTACGATAACTCTGTCAAGGTCTACACCATGGATGGCCATTGCGTGGCGTGTCACCGGAGCCAGCTAAGCAAGCCCTGGGGCATCGCTGCCCTGCCTTCTGGGCAGTTTGTAGTGACCGACGTGGAAGGAGGGAAACTCTGGTGTTTCACAGTGGACCGCGGCGTGGGGGTAGTGAAGTACAGTTGCTTATGTAGCGCAGTGCGCCCAAAGTTTGTCACCTGCGATGCTGAAGGGACCATATACTTTACTCAAGGGCTGGGGCTTAACCTGGAAAACCGGCAGTACGAACACCATTTAGAAGGAGGCTTTTCAATTGGCTCCGTCAGCGCAGACGGGCAGCTGGGACGCCAGATTAGCCACTTCTTCTCCGAGAATGAGGATTTCAGGTGCATTGCCGGCATGTGTGTTGATGccaggggagacctcattgtGGCTGACAGCAGCCGTAAAGAAATCCTGCATTTTCCTAAAGGAGGTGGCTATAATATCTTAATCCGGGAAGGACTCACTTGTCCCATCGGTATCGCCATTACTCCCAAAgggcagctgctggtgctggacTGTTGGGATCACTGCATTAAGATCTACAGTTACCATCTGAGAAGATATTCCACCCCTTAA
- the TRIM32 gene encoding E3 ubiquitin-protein ligase TRIM32 isoform X1 has product MLRGPAHTSRQRGGAGHAGEQRAARQRRQQEGCWDLLPAVRDVRMEKPGLKLNGNQSGIKLNQNTRMRIGAPWNRCEYKTLHWLKLPWKAMAAAPHLNSDALREVLECPICMESFTEEHLRPKLLHCGHTICKQCLEKLLANSINGIRCPFCSKITRITSLAQLTDNLTVLKIIDTAGLGEVVGLLMCKVCGRRLPRHFCKSCSLVLCEPCKETSHMPQGHRVIAIKEAAEERRREFGTRLARLRELMGDLQKRKASLEGVSRDLQSRYKAVLQDYSKEERKIQEELARSRKFFTTSLSEVEKVNNQVMEEQAYLLNLAEVQIMSRCDYFLAKIKQGDIALLEEAADEEEPELTNSLPRELTLQEVELLKVSHVGPLQIGQVVKKPRTVNMEESLMETAACSSASFREPDLVQEEASCTPNSSPAKPRMPEAATSIQQCYFIKKMGSKGSLPGMFNLPVSLHVTLQGEVLVADRGNFRIQVFTRKGFLKEIRRSPSGIDSFVLSFLGADLPNLTPLSVTMNCHGLIGVTDSYDNSVKVYTMDGHCVACHRSQLSKPWGIAALPSGQFVVTDVEGGKLWCFTVDRGVGVVKYSCLCSAVRPKFVTCDAEGTIYFTQGLGLNLENRQYEHHLEGGFSIGSVSADGQLGRQISHFFSENEDFRCIAGMCVDARGDLIVADSSRKEILHFPKGGGYNILIREGLTCPIGIAITPKGQLLVLDCWDHCIKIYSYHLRRYSTP; this is encoded by the exons ATGCTCCGCGGCCCGGCGCACACGTCACGGCagcgcggcggcgcggggcacGCCGGGGAGCAGCGCGCggcccggcagcggcggcag CAAGAGGGCTGCTGGGATCTGCTCCCTGCTGTGAGGGATGTGAGGATGGAGAAACCTGGATTGAAGCTGAACGGCAACCAGAGTGGTATAAAACTGAACCAGAATACAAGAATGAG AATTGGAGCACCTTGGAATAGATGCGAGTACAAGACTTTGCACTGGCTAAAGCTGCCTTGGAAAGCCATGGCTGCCGCCCCTCATCTCAACTCGGATGCACTCCGAGAGGTCCTGGAGTGCCCCATTTGCATGGAGTCCTTCACTGAGGAGCACCTGAGACCCAAGCTCTTACACTGCGGGCACACCATCTGCAAACAGTGCTTGGAGAAACTCCTAGCGAACAGCATTAATGGGATACGGTGCCCCTTTTGCAGCAAAATCACACGGATCACAAGCTTAGCTCAGCTGACTGACAATCTTACTGTGCTGAAGATCATAGACACTGCTGGACTGGGGGAAGTGGTGGGTCTTCTCATGTGCAAGGTCTGTGGGAGAAGGTTGCCAAGACACTTCTGCAAGAGCTGTAGCTTGGTTTTATGTGAGCCGTGCAAGGAGACATCACACATGCCCCAAGGGCATAGAGTCATTGCTATCAAAGAGGCTGCTGAAGAGCGTAGGAGGGAATTTGGGACGAGGCTTGCCAGACTTCGGGAGCTCATGGGTgatctgcagaaaagaaaagcatcccTGGAGGGTGTTTCGAGAGACCTGCAATCTAGATACAAAGCAGTTCTGCAAGATTACAGCAAAGAAGAGCGCAAGATCCAGGAAGAACTGGCCAGGTCACGCAAGTTCTTCACCACCTCTTTGTCTGAAGTGGAGAAGGTAAATAATCAGGTAATGGAGGAGCAAGCTTATCTGCTGAACTTAGCAGAAGTGCAGATAATGTCTCGCTGTGACTATTTCCTTGCCAAAATAAAGCAGGGAGATATAGCTCTCTTGGAGGAGGCAGCAGATGAGGAAGAACCAGAACTGACAAACAGTCTCCCAAGGGAGCTGACTCTTCAAGAGGTTGAACTCCTTAAGGTGAGCCATGTGGGACCACTGCAGATCGGGCAGGTGGTGAAGAAACCCCGGACCGTTAACATGGAGGAATCGCTCATGGAAACTGCAGCATGCTCATCAGCTTCATTTAGGGAGCCTGACTTGGTGCAAGAAGAGGCCAGCTGCACACCAAATTCCTCACCAGCCAAGCCGAGGATGCCTGAAGCAGCCACAAGCATCCAGCAGTGTTACTTCATCAAGAAGATGGGCTCCAAGGGCAGCCTGCCAGGGATGTTTAATCTCCCCGTCAGTCTACATGTCACCCTGCAAGGAGAGGTGCTTGTGGCAGACCGAGGCAATTTCCGAATCCAGGTTTTTACCCGCAAGGGCTTTCTGAAGGAGATCCGCCGGAGCCCTAGCGGAATCGATAGTTTTGTATTGAGTTTCCTTGGAGCAGACTTGCCTAATTTGACTCCCCTTTCTGTCACCATGAACTGCCATGGCTTGATAGGTGTGACTGACAGCTACGATAACTCTGTCAAGGTCTACACCATGGATGGCCATTGCGTGGCGTGTCACCGGAGCCAGCTAAGCAAGCCCTGGGGCATCGCTGCCCTGCCTTCTGGGCAGTTTGTAGTGACCGACGTGGAAGGAGGGAAACTCTGGTGTTTCACAGTGGACCGCGGCGTGGGGGTAGTGAAGTACAGTTGCTTATGTAGCGCAGTGCGCCCAAAGTTTGTCACCTGCGATGCTGAAGGGACCATATACTTTACTCAAGGGCTGGGGCTTAACCTGGAAAACCGGCAGTACGAACACCATTTAGAAGGAGGCTTTTCAATTGGCTCCGTCAGCGCAGACGGGCAGCTGGGACGCCAGATTAGCCACTTCTTCTCCGAGAATGAGGATTTCAGGTGCATTGCCGGCATGTGTGTTGATGccaggggagacctcattgtGGCTGACAGCAGCCGTAAAGAAATCCTGCATTTTCCTAAAGGAGGTGGCTATAATATCTTAATCCGGGAAGGACTCACTTGTCCCATCGGTATCGCCATTACTCCCAAAgggcagctgctggtgctggacTGTTGGGATCACTGCATTAAGATCTACAGTTACCATCTGAGAAGATATTCCACCCCTTAA